A genomic segment from Lignipirellula cremea encodes:
- a CDS encoding response regulator transcription factor gives MTQIFSPSTLLLVDDEPHIVSLLSTLIKRSFSDRIRLEVMTDPRQALARIEEGGLDILLTDLQMPLVSGLDLLRAARRRSIATEVIFLTGQSTQEALLEALENGASDYLLKPVNDHQQFVELIEQYHARQNRWRQALGDTWRRRKAPSETAL, from the coding sequence ATGACGCAGATATTCTCTCCCTCGACGTTGTTGCTGGTCGACGATGAACCGCACATCGTGAGTTTGCTTTCCACCCTGATCAAACGATCTTTTTCCGATCGCATTCGACTGGAAGTAATGACCGATCCTCGCCAGGCGCTCGCCCGCATTGAGGAAGGGGGGCTCGATATTCTGCTGACCGACCTGCAGATGCCGCTGGTCAGCGGGCTTGACCTGTTAAGGGCCGCGCGCCGCCGGAGTATTGCGACCGAGGTGATTTTCCTTACCGGCCAATCGACCCAGGAAGCCCTCCTGGAGGCGCTGGAGAACGGCGCCAGCGACTACTTGTTGAAACCGGTCAACGACCACCAGCAGTTTGTGGAACTGATCGAGCAATACCACGCCAGGCAGAACCGCTGGCGACAGGCCCTGGGTGATACCTGGCGTCGGCGCAAGGCGCCGTCCGAAACTGCCCTGTAG
- a CDS encoding response regulator encodes MPAPPSNDPLPEEAVRDCVLIVDHARVACAQLADAVQEAGLASRSVQSCSTLEAELAVSSPSLILLSSWMPDGDSLTVLESLQSRFKTLPPVILTLTRGANGKNSRAFSVGAADYIYRPFDPVEVAARVTSALQRSRVRPTDPARELYSQSPEQPAMVLDSEIESVKDSADARSPVGIAPEEIDALVEEAVTAWKRTFRHRATAEFREPIQHVLDLVGMLKSARSTAELTSALAVLRSLLGAAQRLLADADATPGNPRGERKISRHDQGDRAAPPAHFTSLPQQAVARAGSLMGDQTTWCCVKAKSSGSSH; translated from the coding sequence ATGCCAGCGCCCCCCAGCAACGATCCTCTGCCTGAAGAGGCCGTCCGTGATTGCGTTCTCATTGTCGATCACGCCAGGGTGGCCTGCGCGCAGCTGGCGGATGCGGTGCAAGAGGCCGGACTCGCTTCCCGAAGCGTGCAGAGCTGCTCTACCCTGGAAGCGGAACTGGCAGTGTCGTCGCCGAGTCTGATTTTGCTGTCCAGCTGGATGCCCGACGGCGATAGCCTGACGGTGCTGGAGAGCCTGCAGTCGCGATTCAAAACCCTGCCGCCGGTGATTCTGACGCTCACTCGCGGGGCGAACGGGAAAAACAGCCGCGCATTTTCCGTAGGCGCCGCCGATTACATTTATCGACCGTTCGACCCTGTGGAAGTGGCTGCGAGGGTGACTTCTGCCTTGCAGCGATCGCGGGTGCGCCCGACGGATCCCGCGCGAGAGTTGTATTCGCAATCGCCAGAGCAACCCGCGATGGTCCTGGATTCAGAAATTGAGAGCGTCAAAGATTCAGCTGACGCTCGTTCCCCGGTGGGGATCGCGCCGGAGGAAATCGACGCCCTGGTAGAAGAGGCGGTGACCGCCTGGAAGAGAACCTTTCGGCATCGAGCGACGGCGGAATTTCGAGAGCCGATCCAGCATGTCCTTGATCTGGTGGGAATGCTGAAAAGCGCGCGATCGACGGCTGAGCTCACGTCGGCGTTGGCGGTGCTGCGGTCCCTGCTGGGGGCCGCCCAGCGTTTACTGGCCGACGCGGACGCGACTCCTGGCAATCCTCGCGGCGAAAGAAAGATCTCTCGCCATGATCAGGGTGATCGTGCTGCGCCGCCCGCCCACTTCACCTCGCTGCCGCAGCAGGCAGTCGCCAGGGCGGGGTCTTTGATGGGCGATCAAACGACCTGGTGCTGCGTCAAGGCAAAGAGTTCGGGTTCTTCCCATTAG
- a CDS encoding ABC-2 transporter permease: MVIENFQQVQPYFEWLVSALPIFFRAMLVLGIFGLIVGYLASVARHGPGEGFNVLAKHIINSVPDLVLTSPRRTWAIALLSIQESIRRYVLVVFGVFVVIILFAGWFLDVDSEHPEQLYISFVLSASTFLMLGLALVLSTFSLPNDIKTKTIYTIVTKPVRAGEIVLGRIIGFSVVCSAMLAMMGIISYFFVTGGLEHRHTIAVADLEEIRETSAFPSGRGPQRIDGKTVKPKNLGDAVKQGQTTLDAHHRHLVLQDPDGSVRVMPSKGHTHGVRKVGEGEDAVYELGPPEGMLQARVPVQGRLRFVNERGSEGGISVGDEWEYRKYIPGDSAAHGVWKFENVTVDRFGERPTAEEMAAWKKPLAERNEEEQRLAAIADNKQGLPLDLTLAVFRTNKGNIEEQIRGQIQVVNPNPAKNLASERMPFVSQEFDIQRIVIPRTLRTSNAAGQLVDVDLYDDLVDNGEVEIRIYCSERGQYFGMAEPDLYIKAANMPFAWNFLKGFISIWLLTIIVVCFGVTLSTVVSGPVAIVGSLAIFITGYFSKFIIDLASSVLFNEKTAFGGGPVEALIRIVTQRSLVADLDVPGEYFIKQFDRGVMGGLYAVANVLPNFQLFDTSRYVAKGYNIDSNMLAQHVTVMVTFAVVLTIIGYFSLRAREIAS; this comes from the coding sequence ATGGTAATTGAAAATTTTCAGCAGGTTCAGCCTTACTTTGAGTGGCTGGTAAGTGCGTTGCCGATCTTCTTCCGCGCCATGCTGGTGCTGGGGATCTTCGGGCTGATTGTCGGTTATCTGGCATCCGTCGCCAGGCATGGTCCCGGCGAGGGCTTCAATGTCCTGGCCAAACATATCATCAACTCGGTCCCTGACCTGGTGCTGACATCGCCGCGCCGCACCTGGGCGATTGCGCTACTCTCGATTCAAGAATCGATACGCCGGTATGTACTGGTCGTGTTCGGCGTGTTTGTGGTGATCATTCTGTTTGCCGGCTGGTTTCTCGATGTCGATAGCGAACACCCTGAGCAGTTGTATATCAGTTTTGTGCTCAGTGCTTCGACGTTCCTGATGCTGGGCTTGGCGCTGGTGTTGAGCACGTTCAGCCTGCCCAACGATATTAAAACCAAGACTATCTATACGATTGTCACCAAGCCGGTCAGGGCGGGAGAAATTGTCCTGGGGCGGATCATCGGTTTCAGCGTGGTCTGTTCGGCGATGCTGGCGATGATGGGCATTATCAGCTACTTCTTTGTGACGGGCGGTCTGGAGCATCGCCATACGATCGCCGTCGCCGACCTGGAAGAAATCCGCGAGACTTCCGCCTTTCCTAGTGGACGCGGCCCCCAGCGGATCGACGGCAAAACGGTCAAACCCAAAAACCTCGGTGACGCCGTCAAGCAGGGGCAAACCACCCTCGACGCCCACCACCGCCACCTGGTGCTGCAGGATCCCGACGGCTCTGTCCGCGTGATGCCCAGCAAAGGTCATACGCACGGCGTTCGCAAGGTCGGCGAAGGGGAAGACGCCGTTTATGAACTCGGCCCGCCCGAAGGCATGCTCCAGGCGCGCGTGCCTGTCCAGGGCCGACTGCGGTTTGTCAACGAACGAGGCAGCGAAGGCGGCATTAGCGTCGGCGACGAATGGGAATACCGTAAATACATTCCCGGCGACTCGGCCGCCCATGGCGTCTGGAAGTTTGAAAACGTCACCGTGGATCGCTTCGGCGAACGACCCACCGCCGAAGAAATGGCTGCCTGGAAGAAACCGCTGGCGGAACGCAATGAAGAAGAGCAGCGTCTGGCGGCCATCGCCGACAACAAACAGGGCCTGCCCCTCGACCTGACCCTGGCCGTGTTCCGCACCAACAAAGGCAACATCGAAGAACAAATTCGCGGCCAGATCCAGGTTGTGAATCCCAACCCGGCGAAAAACCTGGCCAGCGAAAGAATGCCGTTCGTTTCCCAGGAATTCGACATTCAGCGAATTGTCATTCCGCGTACGCTACGCACCAGCAACGCCGCCGGACAACTGGTCGATGTGGATCTTTATGACGACCTGGTCGACAACGGCGAAGTGGAAATTCGCATCTACTGTTCCGAACGGGGACAGTACTTCGGCATGGCGGAGCCCGACTTGTATATCAAGGCGGCCAACATGCCGTTTGCCTGGAACTTTCTGAAAGGTTTCATCAGCATCTGGTTGTTGACCATTATTGTTGTTTGTTTTGGAGTTACGCTCAGCACCGTTGTCAGCGGACCGGTGGCAATCGTCGGCAGCCTGGCGATCTTCATTACGGGATATTTCAGCAAATTCATCATCGACCTCGCCAGCTCCGTACTGTTCAACGAAAAAACGGCATTCGGCGGCGGTCCTGTGGAAGCCCTCATCCGCATTGTCACCCAGCGCAGCCTGGTTGCCGATCTGGATGTGCCGGGCGAATACTTCATTAAACAGTTCGACCGGGGAGTGATGGGAGGGTTGTATGCAGTCGCCAATGTACTGCCCAACTTCCAACTTTTTGATACTTCTCGCTATGTGGCCAAAGGATATAATATTGACAGTAACATGCTCGCGCAGCATGTAACCGTCATGGTAACTTTCGCCGTCGTTCTGACGATTATCGGATACTTTTCGCTGCGTGCACGGGAAATTGCATCATGA
- a CDS encoding ABC transporter ATP-binding protein — translation MSPATVAKPTPSPSVSDVVIETQNLSKDYRDFWGRQKVRALKSLDLEVRRGEIFGLLGPNGSGKSTTIKLLLGLLFPTGGRALIFGEEATEVRKNERIGYLPEESYLYKFLNAEETLDFYGRLFDMPAKVRRERTAQLIEQMNLTWAKKRQLKEYSKGMTRRIGLAQALINDPELVLLDEPTSGLDPIGTREMKDIIIKLRDEGKTVVMCSHLLADVQDVCDRIAILHQGELKELGRVDALLTVKDVTQVRAKNLTPEAQEEIRQVIAKHGGELLGIETPTTTLEELFLSIVRDSEARPGRRVLEKDAPKS, via the coding sequence ATGTCGCCGGCGACCGTTGCCAAACCCACTCCTTCGCCTTCCGTATCCGACGTCGTCATCGAAACGCAAAATCTGTCGAAGGATTACCGCGACTTTTGGGGCCGCCAGAAAGTGCGTGCGCTGAAGTCGCTCGACCTGGAAGTGCGTCGAGGAGAGATTTTTGGCCTGCTGGGACCGAACGGCTCCGGCAAATCGACCACCATCAAGCTCCTGCTGGGACTGCTGTTTCCTACCGGCGGCAGGGCCCTGATCTTTGGCGAGGAAGCGACTGAGGTCCGTAAAAACGAACGGATCGGCTACCTGCCGGAAGAATCGTACCTGTACAAATTCCTCAACGCGGAGGAAACGCTCGATTTTTACGGCCGCCTGTTCGATATGCCGGCCAAGGTTCGCCGCGAACGAACCGCCCAGCTCATCGAGCAGATGAATCTCACCTGGGCCAAAAAACGCCAGCTCAAGGAATACTCCAAAGGCATGACGCGCCGCATCGGCCTGGCGCAAGCGCTGATCAACGATCCGGAACTGGTGCTGCTCGACGAGCCGACCTCTGGTCTGGATCCGATCGGTACGCGGGAGATGAAAGACATCATCATAAAACTGCGCGACGAAGGAAAAACCGTCGTCATGTGCAGCCACCTGCTGGCTGACGTGCAGGACGTTTGCGACCGGATCGCCATTTTGCATCAGGGCGAGCTTAAAGAACTGGGCCGGGTCGACGCCCTGCTGACCGTGAAAGACGTCACCCAGGTCCGGGCCAAAAATCTCACGCCCGAGGCGCAGGAAGAGATTCGCCAGGTGATTGCCAAACACGGCGGCGAACTACTGGGCATTGAAACGCCGACCACAACGCTTGAAGAGCTGTTCCTGTCGATTGTTCGCGACAGTGAAGCCCGGCCCGGGCGCCGCGTCCTCGAAAAAGACGCCCCAAAATCGTAA
- a CDS encoding bifunctional folylpolyglutamate synthase/dihydrofolate synthase, translated as MAIGSPSRATAFQFLWNRINYERVLDIPYRTGELKLDRMRDLLHLLGDPHVGLRCVHVAGTKGKGSTASMIASMLTASGLRTGMYTSPHLSRIEERYAIDGVICPEEEFLDLIVEVRPVVEQMDADPNRRAKPTFFEITTALGLLYFRRQKVDIAVIEVGLGGRLDSTNLVQPDVAVITTISHDHTRQLGAELAGIAREKAGIIKHGVPVVSGVLDPEAAPVIAAQAAAMEAPLRLRNREFSADDIRLAANGQPQFDYRSSGPLGPLAGLTSPLIGHHQAENAAVAISVMEVLSEGGWKIPVDAVRQGLARTACPARVELMRVEPTVVIDAAHNVASIRALVAALQACGACAKAQRRTLLFGASNDKDALGMLQLVIPHFDRIILTQSTDNPRAALPAKLAEMARQIAAELPHSPVVETNPSAAELFHTVIQPAAPEEMICVTGSFFLAGEIRSLLAKK; from the coding sequence ATGGCCATCGGAAGTCCCAGTCGCGCCACGGCGTTTCAGTTTTTGTGGAACCGCATCAACTACGAACGGGTGCTCGATATCCCCTACCGCACCGGCGAGCTCAAGCTGGATCGGATGCGCGACCTGCTCCATCTGCTGGGCGATCCGCACGTGGGACTGCGCTGCGTGCACGTCGCTGGCACCAAGGGAAAAGGCTCCACCGCTTCGATGATCGCCAGCATGCTCACGGCTTCTGGCCTGCGGACCGGCATGTATACGTCCCCGCACCTCAGCCGCATCGAGGAACGCTATGCGATCGATGGGGTCATCTGTCCGGAAGAGGAGTTTCTCGACCTGATCGTCGAGGTCCGTCCCGTCGTCGAACAGATGGACGCTGATCCCAACCGCCGGGCCAAACCGACCTTTTTCGAGATCACCACGGCCCTTGGCTTGCTGTACTTTCGACGCCAGAAAGTCGATATCGCGGTGATTGAAGTCGGCCTGGGCGGGCGGCTTGACTCGACCAACCTCGTCCAGCCCGATGTGGCCGTGATTACCACAATCAGCCATGACCACACCCGGCAGCTAGGCGCGGAGCTGGCCGGGATTGCCCGGGAAAAGGCGGGTATTATCAAGCATGGCGTGCCGGTGGTGTCGGGCGTCCTGGATCCGGAAGCCGCGCCGGTGATCGCCGCGCAGGCGGCGGCCATGGAAGCGCCATTGCGGCTGCGGAATCGGGAGTTTTCCGCCGACGACATCCGGCTGGCGGCCAATGGCCAGCCGCAGTTCGACTATCGCAGTTCGGGGCCGCTGGGACCGCTGGCTGGCTTGACTTCCCCGCTGATCGGCCATCACCAGGCGGAGAATGCGGCCGTCGCCATTTCGGTGATGGAAGTGCTGAGCGAAGGCGGCTGGAAGATCCCGGTCGACGCCGTCCGCCAAGGGCTTGCCAGAACCGCCTGCCCTGCCAGAGTGGAGCTGATGCGGGTGGAGCCGACGGTCGTGATCGATGCGGCCCATAATGTGGCTTCGATCCGTGCGCTGGTGGCCGCCCTGCAGGCCTGCGGCGCTTGCGCGAAGGCGCAGCGGCGGACGCTCCTGTTTGGCGCATCCAACGATAAAGACGCCCTGGGCATGCTGCAGCTGGTGATCCCGCATTTTGACCGGATCATTCTTACGCAGTCGACCGACAACCCGCGAGCCGCCTTGCCGGCGAAGCTGGCGGAGATGGCCCGGCAGATCGCCGCCGAACTGCCGCATTCTCCCGTCGTGGAGACGAACCCCAGCGCCGCGGAGCTGTTTCACACCGTGATCCAGCCAGCGGCCCCGGAAGAGATGATCTGCGTGACGGGCTCCTTTTTTCTGGCCGGCGAGATCCGCAGTCTGCTGGCCAAAAAGTAA
- a CDS encoding DUF1549 and DUF1553 domain-containing protein, with translation MMMLRVMLALACLLAAGTFSGMAAAEPGIAILPGERVLSNVEDRQLLVVQQLGETGRYLGEVRQGVVLSSSNPRVVRIEDQTAVPVGNGEATITARVGSQTATAAFRVTGHDEPFAWSFRNHVESVLSKAGCNGGACHGARAGKNGFRLTLFGFDLEADHSYLTRQAAGRRVNFRDPGRSLVLTKPTGMLPHKGGVRFEPDSREYRVLAEWIAAGGPAPADSDPVIVKLDVLPKYSRQTSGQQQQLLVQAHFSDGHVEDVTRWAKYVSVNMSVANVGDHGLVDIVGPGEAAVKVWYLNWNEMAFLSAPFPNATTEETFAGALVRNFIDEHVIAKLKSLNLPPSPLCDDATFLRRAFLDTIGVLPTADETTAFLADKAVDKRSRLIDALLDRPEFVDYWSYKWSDLLLVSGERLRPDAVKAYYGWIRQQVEQNTPWDEFTRQIVTAKGSALEHGAANFYALHQDPTIMAETVSQAFMGLSINCAKCHNHPLEKWTNDQYYGMANLFSRVRAKGWGGDFRSGDGNRIIFTDTQGELPQPSTGRPQPPRPLDAEPLAFDDPRDRREYLADWLVSPDNPYFTRSIVNRVWANYFGVGLVEAVDDLRATNPASNEELLHAAADYLVEQDFDLKALMRAILHSSAYQRSSQSVPGNENDTRFYSHYYVRRLPAEVMLDALSRATSQVTTFKDQKEGVRALELSDAAVESYFLSTFGRPERLITCACERTSEPSMTQVLHLYNGDTVNKKLQAKGNRIEQLLGENATHNQIIDAVFLEALCRSPQPRERDAYRQILADAQAAEKADKEPGEYRRTVEDLYWAILSSREFLFNH, from the coding sequence ATGATGATGCTGCGTGTGATGCTGGCGCTGGCCTGCCTGTTGGCGGCGGGAACTTTTTCCGGGATGGCGGCGGCCGAGCCCGGAATCGCGATTCTGCCGGGCGAACGGGTGCTGTCGAATGTTGAGGATCGACAACTGCTGGTCGTGCAGCAACTGGGAGAAACAGGCCGGTATCTGGGCGAAGTCCGCCAGGGGGTTGTTCTATCCAGCAGCAACCCGCGGGTGGTTCGCATTGAGGACCAGACCGCTGTGCCCGTCGGCAACGGGGAAGCGACCATTACGGCCCGCGTGGGATCGCAGACGGCGACGGCTGCCTTTCGGGTGACCGGGCACGACGAGCCGTTTGCGTGGAGCTTTCGCAACCATGTGGAGTCGGTGCTGTCCAAGGCGGGCTGCAACGGCGGCGCCTGCCATGGGGCCAGGGCCGGGAAGAACGGCTTTCGTCTCACGCTGTTTGGCTTCGACCTGGAGGCCGACCATTCGTATCTCACACGCCAGGCGGCCGGTCGTCGGGTGAACTTTCGCGATCCGGGCCGCAGCCTGGTTCTGACCAAGCCGACTGGCATGCTGCCGCACAAAGGGGGCGTTCGCTTTGAGCCCGACTCCCGCGAATACCGCGTGCTGGCCGAGTGGATCGCCGCCGGGGGGCCGGCGCCGGCTGACAGTGATCCGGTCATCGTCAAGCTGGACGTGCTGCCGAAGTACTCGCGGCAAACCAGCGGGCAGCAGCAACAACTGCTGGTGCAGGCCCACTTCAGCGACGGCCATGTGGAAGACGTCACCCGCTGGGCCAAATACGTTTCCGTCAACATGAGCGTGGCGAACGTCGGCGACCACGGTCTGGTCGATATCGTGGGACCGGGCGAAGCGGCCGTGAAAGTCTGGTATCTGAACTGGAACGAAATGGCTTTCCTCAGCGCCCCTTTTCCCAATGCGACCACGGAAGAAACGTTCGCCGGCGCGCTGGTGCGGAACTTCATCGATGAGCATGTCATCGCCAAATTGAAAAGCCTGAACCTGCCGCCGTCGCCTTTGTGCGACGACGCCACATTCCTTCGCAGGGCGTTTCTCGACACAATTGGGGTGCTGCCGACGGCCGACGAAACGACCGCCTTTCTGGCCGACAAGGCCGTCGACAAACGGTCCCGGCTGATCGACGCTTTGCTGGACCGTCCCGAGTTTGTCGATTACTGGTCCTATAAATGGTCCGACCTGCTGCTGGTTTCGGGCGAGCGGTTGCGGCCCGATGCGGTCAAAGCGTACTACGGCTGGATCCGTCAGCAGGTGGAACAGAACACGCCGTGGGATGAATTCACGCGACAGATCGTCACCGCCAAAGGGAGTGCGCTCGAACACGGCGCCGCCAATTTTTACGCCCTGCACCAGGATCCGACCATCATGGCGGAAACGGTTTCCCAGGCGTTTATGGGATTGTCGATCAACTGCGCCAAATGCCATAACCACCCGCTGGAAAAATGGACGAACGACCAGTATTACGGTATGGCCAATCTGTTCTCCCGCGTGCGGGCCAAAGGCTGGGGCGGCGATTTCCGTTCCGGCGACGGCAACCGGATCATCTTTACTGATACCCAGGGGGAACTGCCGCAGCCCAGCACGGGCCGGCCGCAGCCGCCGCGACCGCTCGACGCGGAGCCGCTGGCTTTCGACGACCCGCGTGATCGCCGTGAATACCTGGCCGACTGGCTGGTGTCGCCCGACAACCCGTACTTTACCCGATCGATCGTGAATCGCGTTTGGGCGAATTACTTTGGCGTCGGTCTGGTGGAAGCAGTCGACGATCTCCGGGCCACCAATCCGGCCAGCAACGAGGAGCTGCTGCATGCGGCCGCCGACTACCTGGTGGAACAGGACTTCGACCTGAAAGCCCTGATGCGTGCGATTCTGCATTCGTCCGCTTACCAGCGCAGCAGCCAGTCTGTCCCGGGTAACGAAAACGACACGCGGTTCTATTCTCACTACTACGTCCGACGTCTACCGGCGGAGGTGATGCTCGACGCCTTGAGCAGGGCGACCAGCCAGGTCACTACGTTCAAAGACCAGAAAGAGGGCGTCCGTGCTCTGGAACTATCCGACGCCGCGGTCGAGTCGTATTTCCTGTCGACCTTTGGCCGACCGGAACGGCTGATCACTTGTGCTTGCGAACGAACCAGCGAGCCCAGCATGACGCAGGTGCTGCACTTGTATAACGGCGATACGGTGAACAAAAAGCTCCAGGCCAAAGGGAACCGGATCGAGCAACTTTTGGGCGAGAACGCCACCCATAATCAGATTATCGATGCCGTGTTCCTGGAGGCCTTGTGCCGCTCGCCCCAGCCGCGGGAGCGGGATGCCTATCGCCAGATTCTGGCCGACGCCCAGGCTGCGGAAAAAGCGGACAAGGAGCCGGGCGAGTACCGCCGGACGGTCGAAGATCTGTACTGGGCCATCCTCAGCAGCCGCGAGTTCCTGTTCAATCATTGA
- a CDS encoding Kelch repeat-containing protein, producing MRHPLFAFGVAVLLSLSCWLACDSVTQAAEPLLPNQWKQVSSGETGPRVSPALIWSAPRQRFVLAAGQVSHAEKGPFPYDVQSWNDETSQWENDLPQGGSDWGPLTGPVEPPAFKTPYFELTDVDGNLRPWQRQARTWYMGQLAPWDQAMYTLMCGRTLRYDPVARVWQNLEPASSPAPETRTYKEGLNWSAICPDPVNRELVLFGGCGLATARGDAGTWTYSTADNRWTQQELAVQPPPRALSPMAYDPATKKIVLFGGDGLDQLFGDTWVYDCATRAWEKRTPDVSPAPRFGHALLHLPQSGKIVLLGGVGYTSSTSYQAMLYQPLPFEIWTYDIGANTWSLVKHYDEGGPTHFSTAAAVAAVDDRDRVLWWSPDAEADRYRRLPATWLCQLEVSSHDAAGEKQYGVPPETVVYRSGPYDPAWYTEDLAEPSSTDDFFAQLPTNQWTTLPAPKWPHNRQGGGWSTTAFDSDRGQILHLGGGHSSYFGNDVAHFDTATARWSISYRPQFALDFNYDLSGPGPWAFNGGPWGNHNYHAYAYDPVRRRLVFVRDENTHFYDPEKRAWSAEERLRENPFFGAKYTSYVISSPQGVIVWALRNRGSGKSGIWKLTADGWQELETSGDDLPTPITDGATMTFDEARQQLLLTTTRGESGVEHSGQVWSCDLKSGKVQKRNPAGREAIVGKRFAREAVLLPDQNLVMFGYLIQAGERAPFYDIEKNRWLAAAVPGSSFFNRPETGASVDLGLHYDQARQLVWGVLCRLKGDGDVQVLKVGSDLSLEPLGQ from the coding sequence ATGCGCCATCCTCTTTTTGCATTCGGCGTGGCCGTTCTGTTGAGTCTTTCCTGCTGGCTTGCTTGCGATTCCGTCACGCAGGCTGCGGAGCCTCTTTTGCCAAACCAGTGGAAGCAGGTCAGTTCCGGCGAGACGGGCCCGCGTGTGTCGCCGGCGTTGATCTGGTCAGCTCCGCGGCAGCGGTTCGTTCTGGCGGCGGGGCAGGTTTCGCATGCGGAGAAGGGCCCCTTTCCGTACGACGTGCAGTCCTGGAACGACGAAACCTCGCAGTGGGAAAACGACCTGCCGCAGGGCGGATCCGACTGGGGACCTCTCACCGGGCCGGTCGAACCGCCGGCCTTCAAGACGCCGTACTTTGAACTGACCGACGTCGACGGCAACCTGCGTCCCTGGCAGCGCCAGGCCCGCACCTGGTATATGGGGCAACTGGCCCCGTGGGACCAGGCGATGTACACGCTGATGTGCGGCCGCACGCTGCGCTATGATCCGGTCGCTCGCGTCTGGCAGAACCTGGAGCCGGCCAGTTCGCCGGCGCCGGAAACCCGGACGTATAAAGAGGGTCTCAACTGGTCGGCGATATGCCCCGACCCGGTCAATCGAGAGCTGGTGCTCTTTGGCGGTTGCGGGCTGGCGACGGCACGCGGTGATGCAGGAACGTGGACCTATTCCACGGCCGACAATCGCTGGACGCAGCAGGAACTGGCGGTGCAACCGCCGCCGCGAGCGCTGTCTCCGATGGCCTACGATCCGGCGACAAAAAAGATTGTGCTGTTCGGCGGCGACGGCCTGGATCAGCTCTTTGGCGACACCTGGGTGTACGACTGCGCGACCCGCGCCTGGGAGAAACGCACGCCGGACGTTTCCCCGGCTCCGCGGTTTGGTCATGCGTTGTTGCACCTGCCGCAGAGCGGCAAGATCGTCCTGCTGGGCGGAGTCGGTTACACGAGCAGCACTTCGTACCAGGCGATGCTTTACCAGCCGCTGCCGTTTGAAATCTGGACGTATGATATTGGCGCCAACACCTGGTCGCTCGTCAAGCATTACGACGAAGGCGGGCCGACGCACTTCTCCACCGCAGCCGCCGTCGCGGCGGTGGATGATCGCGACCGGGTGCTCTGGTGGTCGCCTGATGCTGAAGCGGACCGCTACCGTCGCCTTCCGGCCACGTGGCTCTGCCAGCTGGAGGTGTCTTCGCACGACGCCGCGGGGGAGAAGCAGTACGGCGTTCCGCCAGAGACGGTCGTCTATCGCAGCGGCCCCTACGATCCCGCATGGTATACAGAGGATCTGGCTGAGCCGTCCTCGACCGACGACTTCTTCGCCCAGCTGCCGACCAACCAGTGGACCACATTGCCAGCGCCGAAGTGGCCCCACAACCGGCAGGGCGGCGGCTGGAGCACTACGGCGTTTGACAGCGATCGCGGGCAGATCCTGCACCTGGGCGGCGGGCACAGCTCTTACTTTGGCAACGATGTGGCCCACTTCGACACGGCGACCGCCCGCTGGAGCATCAGCTATCGGCCGCAGTTCGCGCTGGATTTCAACTACGATCTGTCGGGCCCGGGTCCCTGGGCGTTCAACGGCGGCCCCTGGGGGAACCACAACTATCATGCTTATGCGTACGACCCGGTCCGGCGGCGATTGGTGTTTGTGCGGGATGAGAACACCCACTTTTACGACCCGGAAAAACGGGCCTGGTCGGCGGAGGAACGGCTGCGGGAGAACCCGTTCTTTGGCGCCAAGTACACCAGTTACGTGATCAGTTCGCCGCAGGGAGTGATCGTCTGGGCGCTGCGAAATCGCGGCTCCGGGAAATCCGGTATCTGGAAGCTGACGGCCGATGGCTGGCAGGAGCTGGAAACGAGCGGGGACGACCTGCCGACGCCGATCACCGACGGCGCGACGATGACATTTGACGAAGCCCGGCAGCAGTTGCTGCTGACCACCACGCGGGGTGAAAGCGGCGTCGAGCACTCGGGCCAGGTTTGGTCGTGCGATCTGAAGTCGGGCAAGGTGCAAAAACGGAACCCGGCGGGAAGGGAAGCGATTGTCGGAAAGCGGTTCGCCCGGGAGGCGGTGCTACTGCCCGACCAGAACCTGGTGATGTTCGGCTACCTGATTCAGGCCGGCGAGCGGGCGCCGTTTTACGACATCGAAAAGAACCGCTGGCTCGCAGCGGCCGTGCCGGGGTCGTCATTCTTCAACCGGCCCGAGACAGGCGCCAGCGTCGACCTGGGTCTGCACTACGACCAGGCCCGCCAACTGGTCTGGGGCGTCCTCTGCCGACTCAAAGGAGACGGCGACGTGCAGGTGCTCAAGGTGGGCTCCGATCTGTCGCTGGAGCCGCTCGGCCAATAG